In Myripristis murdjan chromosome 9, fMyrMur1.1, whole genome shotgun sequence, the following proteins share a genomic window:
- the rnf214 gene encoding RING finger protein 214 isoform X1, producing MHLHPPAGEETLRPAEPTEEELLQLAPGGASERSVNTDPGWESQVTAMLKYSCSLAERHGVLLKQQEEEEAEHLRHRQQLERKKEEATQQQHALLDKVESLRVKLELNNSKASRKSFLSKKQEMTAERSRAEEDRDRLAKELEESERRLARLAEEQGEEQRQWQEELDELRQEMERARREAEEAELAALQDEIAAVEKQREAAAARIDTWLKEVRQYLNTLRVEYPQQYQLERLDWEKQESAVRKSQGELQRRFQDVLQQLQQGRDFESLPRISAPTLPPIPMVELRFNQVIQAFARPQFVPPPPFPNVGKRPFAPHQHQHQYPHPPPFQPHHHHQFPPQHYHPPQYHPPPQSQHQFQPQPHHRPHFRAPVRVTPPPSLSPSPLPAQPVSPSPPPAAATATAASSASAGKLDKVLEKLGTRFPQCTRAQLTSLLQQVKSSRGTLAGMSMEEVTEQVGMRLAQSEGAAPGPISRPFAPPSAARAPPGPIQRPMPPPQRAAAGGQAVGGGGGGGHKLCLMCQNHVEPESRHPLSCLHTVHRDCISVWLQSSRNNACPFCPAK from the exons ATGCACCTCCACCCGCCCGCCGGGGAGGAGACCCTCCGGCCGGCCGAGCCCACCGAGGAAG AGCTCCTGCAGCTGGCGCCGGGCGGGGCGTCCGAGCGAAGCGTCAACACCGACCCGGGCTGGGAGAGCCAGGTGACGGCCATGTTGAAGTACAGCTGCAGCCTGGCGGAGCGGCACGGCGTCCTgctgaagcagcaggaggaggaggaggccgagCACCTCCGACACCGAcagcagctggagaggaagaaggaggaggcgacgcagcagcagcac GCGCTGCTGGACAAAGTGGAGTCGCTGCGGGTCAAACTGGAGCTGAACAACTCCAAGGCCAGCAGGAAGAGCTTCTTATCCAAGAAACAGGAGATGACGGCCGAGAGGAGCCGCGCCGAGGAGGACAGGGACAG GCTGgcgaaggagctggaggagagcgAGCGGCGGCTGGCCCGGCTGGCGGAGGAGCAGGGCGAGGAGCAGCGGCAGtggcaggaggagctggacgAGCTGAGGCAGGAGATGGAGCGAGCCCGCAGGGAGGCCGAGGAGGCGGAGCTCGCCGCCCTGCAGGACGAGATCGCCGCCgtggagaagcagagggaggcGGCCGCGGCTCGAATCGACACCTGGCTCAAGGAG GTGAGGCAGTACCTGAACACGCTGCGGGTGGAGTATCCTCAGCAGTATCAGCTGGAGCGGCTGGACTGGGAGAAGCAGGAGAGCGCGGTGAGGAAGAGCCAGGGCGAGCTCCAGCGGCGCTTCCAGGacgtcctgcagcagctgcagcagggccGCGACTTCGAGAGCCTCCCCAGGATCAGCGCCCCGACTCTGCCGCCCATCCCCATG gtggagctgaggttCAATCAGGTGATCCAGGCGTTTGCCCGCCCGCAGTTcgtgcctcctcctcctttcccaaACGTGGGGAAGCGGCCCTTCGCTCcacaccagcaccagcaccagtaCCCGCACCCGCCCCCCTTTCAgccccatcaccaccaccagttCCCGCCCCAGCACTACCACCCACCCCAGTACCACCCCCCGCCCCAGAGCCAGCACCAGTTCCAGCCGCAGCCTCATCACCGGCCACATTTCAGGGCTCCGGTTCGGGTGACTCCGCCCCCCAGCCTCTCGCCGTCCCCCCTGCCTGCACAGCCGGTGTCTCCGTCCCCGCcgcccgccgccgccaccgccaccgccgcctcGTCCGCCTCCGCCGGCAAGCTGGACAAAGTCCTGGAGAAGCTCGGGACTAGATTCCCACAATGCACCAGGGCCCAGCTGACGTCGCTGCTGCAGCAGGTGAAGAGTTCCCGCGGCACGCTGGCCGGCATGTCGATGGAGGAAGTCACCGAGCAGGTGGGGATGAGGCTGGCGCAGAGCGAGGGCGCCGCGCCGGGGCCCATCAGCCGACCCTTCGCCCCGCCGTCCGCGGCGAGGGCGCCGCCAGGTCCCATCCAGAGGCCGATGCCGCCCCCTCAGAGAGCGGCGGCGGGGGGCCAAGCCgttggcggcggcggcggcggcggccacAAGCTGTGCCTGATGTGTCAGAACCACGTGGAGCCGGAGAGCCGGCACCCGCTCAGCTGCCTGCACACGGTGCACCGCGACTGCATCAGCGTGTGGCTGCAGTCCAGCAGGAACAACGCCTGCCCCTTCTGCCCCGCCAAGtga
- the rnf214 gene encoding RING finger protein 214 isoform X2, with amino-acid sequence MHLHPPAGEETLRPAEPTEEELLQLAPGGASERSVNTDPGWESQVTAMLKYSCSLAERHGVLLKQQEEEEAEHLRHRQQLERKKEEATQQQHALLDKVESLRVKLELNNSKASRKSFLSKKQEMTAERSRAEEDRDRLAKELEESERRLARLAEEQGEEQRQWQEELDELRQEMERARREAEEAELAALQDEIAAVEKQREAAAARIDTWLKEVRQYLNTLRVEYPQQYQLERLDWEKQESAVRKSQGELQRRFQDVLQQLQQGRDFESLPRISAPTLPPIPMVELRFNQVIQAFARPQFVPPPPFPNVGKRPFAPHQHQHQYPHPPPFQPHHHHQFPPQHYHPPQYHPPPQSQHQFQPQPHHRPHFRAPVRVTPPPSLSPSPLPAQPVSPSPPPAAATATAASSASAGKLDKVLEKLGTRFPQCTRAQLTSLLQQVKSSRGTLAGMSMEEVTEQVGMRLAQSEGAAPGPISRPFAPPSAARAPPGPIQRPMPPPQRAAAGGQAAAGTHGTHSACHDL; translated from the exons ATGCACCTCCACCCGCCCGCCGGGGAGGAGACCCTCCGGCCGGCCGAGCCCACCGAGGAAG AGCTCCTGCAGCTGGCGCCGGGCGGGGCGTCCGAGCGAAGCGTCAACACCGACCCGGGCTGGGAGAGCCAGGTGACGGCCATGTTGAAGTACAGCTGCAGCCTGGCGGAGCGGCACGGCGTCCTgctgaagcagcaggaggaggaggaggccgagCACCTCCGACACCGAcagcagctggagaggaagaaggaggaggcgacgcagcagcagcac GCGCTGCTGGACAAAGTGGAGTCGCTGCGGGTCAAACTGGAGCTGAACAACTCCAAGGCCAGCAGGAAGAGCTTCTTATCCAAGAAACAGGAGATGACGGCCGAGAGGAGCCGCGCCGAGGAGGACAGGGACAG GCTGgcgaaggagctggaggagagcgAGCGGCGGCTGGCCCGGCTGGCGGAGGAGCAGGGCGAGGAGCAGCGGCAGtggcaggaggagctggacgAGCTGAGGCAGGAGATGGAGCGAGCCCGCAGGGAGGCCGAGGAGGCGGAGCTCGCCGCCCTGCAGGACGAGATCGCCGCCgtggagaagcagagggaggcGGCCGCGGCTCGAATCGACACCTGGCTCAAGGAG GTGAGGCAGTACCTGAACACGCTGCGGGTGGAGTATCCTCAGCAGTATCAGCTGGAGCGGCTGGACTGGGAGAAGCAGGAGAGCGCGGTGAGGAAGAGCCAGGGCGAGCTCCAGCGGCGCTTCCAGGacgtcctgcagcagctgcagcagggccGCGACTTCGAGAGCCTCCCCAGGATCAGCGCCCCGACTCTGCCGCCCATCCCCATG gtggagctgaggttCAATCAGGTGATCCAGGCGTTTGCCCGCCCGCAGTTcgtgcctcctcctcctttcccaaACGTGGGGAAGCGGCCCTTCGCTCcacaccagcaccagcaccagtaCCCGCACCCGCCCCCCTTTCAgccccatcaccaccaccagttCCCGCCCCAGCACTACCACCCACCCCAGTACCACCCCCCGCCCCAGAGCCAGCACCAGTTCCAGCCGCAGCCTCATCACCGGCCACATTTCAGGGCTCCGGTTCGGGTGACTCCGCCCCCCAGCCTCTCGCCGTCCCCCCTGCCTGCACAGCCGGTGTCTCCGTCCCCGCcgcccgccgccgccaccgccaccgccgcctcGTCCGCCTCCGCCGGCAAGCTGGACAAAGTCCTGGAGAAGCTCGGGACTAGATTCCCACAATGCACCAGGGCCCAGCTGACGTCGCTGCTGCAGCAGGTGAAGAGTTCCCGCGGCACGCTGGCCGGCATGTCGATGGAGGAAGTCACCGAGCAGGTGGGGATGAGGCTGGCGCAGAGCGAGGGCGCCGCGCCGGGGCCCATCAGCCGACCCTTCGCCCCGCCGTCCGCGGCGAGGGCGCCGCCAGGTCCCATCCAGAGGCCGATGCCGCCCCCTCAGAGAGCGGCGGCGGGGGGCCAA gccgccgccgggaCGCACGGGACTCACTCTGCCTgccatgacctttga
- the sncaip gene encoding synphilin-1, with the protein MEAPEYLDLDEIDFSDDSVYSVTSLKSIPELSRRSDGQAEERAAAPAINWSRGVSSHGGGGIKPTGLAEVHSKFRPVKRVSPLKHQPETTDSDSDGKAQGQGLGLGEPGESSKEEPGSDKPAQASTSSDGSGGKAKSLCGGGGGGGVGIVGGSNPQALFGELEHYDLDMDEILDVPYIKSSQQMSTLPRVPHDKRSVTGGGLGGGGGGGGTLDRNRTGGLKGSALAHNEPLSLGGSSSQTQYCVLSPVKWSDLRKSKSMDPDLHHLHRSPAGGAYQPELLSSGLLSCSSSLSSFSDADKLLSARVFPDSQSQRPGVEPTGGPGLLFPRQDGVKSWASSAAGGGGAGGGGGGGGGGGGCRAYGAGGAAAELDEEAKKQQNIINIIREGQISLLPHLAADNLELIRDEDGNNLLHISASQGHADCLQHLTSLMGEDGLNERNNQQLTPAGLGVKNGHLECVRWMVSETEAIAELSCTREHPSLIHYAARHGQEKVLLWLLQFMQEQAISLDEVDQNGNTAVHVAAQYGHLTCLQPGGLALGGHGLVLGGGCGPGHPGRSGPAAPTILQASGDAVCVHEPFTQTEGK; encoded by the exons ATGGAGGCTCCTGAATACCTGGACCTGGACGAGATCGACTTCTCTGATGATTCAGTG tatTCGGTGACGTCGCTGAAGAGCATCCCTGAGCTGTCCAGGAGGAGCGATGGCCAGGCGGAGGAGAGAGCAG cagctccagccatCAACTGGAGTCGGGGTGTTTCCTCGCACGGCGGAGGCGGGATCAAACCCACGGGGCTCGCCGAGGTGCACAGCAAGTTCCGCCCGGTGAAGAGGGTTTCTCCTCTCAAACACCAGCCGGAGACCACCGACTCCGACTCGGACGGCAAAGCCCAGGGTCAGGGGCTCGGCCTGGGGGAACCAGGGGAGAGCAGCAAGGAGGAGCCCGGCTCTGACAAACCGGCCCaggcctccacctcctccgaCGGCTCAGGAGGGAAGGCCAAGAGCCTgtgtggcggcggcggcggcggcggtgttGGTATCGTGGGAGGCAGCAACCCACAGGCTCTGTTCGGGGAGCTGGAGCACTACGATCTGGACATGGACGAGATCCTGGACGTCCCGTACATCAAGTCCAGCCAGCAGATGTCCACGCTGCCTCGCGTCCCGCACGACAAGCGCTCGGTGACGGGCGGcggcctgggaggaggaggaggaggaggaggcacgCTGGACAGGAACCGGACCGGCGGGCTGAAGGGCTCGGCTTTAGCGCACAACGAGCCGCTGAGCCTGGGCGGCAGCAGCTCGCAGACACAG taCTGCGTGCTGTCTCCAGTGAAGTGGTCGGACCTGAGGAAGTCCAAGTCGATGGATCCGGACCTCCACCACCTGCACCGCtctcctgctggaggagcgTACCAGCCCGAGCTGCTCTCCTCCGGCCTcctcagctgctcctcctccctctcctccttctctgacgcag ACAAGCTGCTGTCAGCCCGAGTCTTCCCCGACTCCCAGAGCCAGCGGCCGGGCGTGGAGCCCACGGGGGGTCCAGGGCTCCTGTTCCCCAGGCAGGACGGGGTGAAGAGCTGGGCCTCctctgcagcaggaggaggaggagcaggaggaggaggaggaggaggaggaggaggaggaggctgcaggGCGTACGGAGccggaggagcagcagcagaactgGACGAGGAGGCCAAGAAGCAGCAgaacatcatcaacatcatcagaGAGGGACAGATCTCACTGCTG ccTCACCTGGCGGCGGACAACCTGGAGCTGATCAGAGACGAGGACGGGAACAACCTGCTGCACATCTCGGCCTCGCAGGGCCACGCCGACTGTCTGCAGCACCTCACCTCTCTGATGGGCGAGGACGGCCTCAACGAGCGCAACAACCAGCAGCTCACGCCCGCAGGCCTGGGCGtcaag aacgGACATTTGGAGTGTGTGAGGTGGATGGTGAGCGAGACGGAGGCCATcgcagagctgagctgcaccaGAGAGCATCCCAGTCTGATCCACTACGCTGCCCGCCACggccag gaGAAGGTCTTGTTGTGGTTGCTGCAGTTCATGCAGGAACAGGCGATCTCTCTGGACGAAGTCGACCAGAACGGAAACACCGCCGTCCACGTGGCGGCTCAGTACGGCCACCTCACCTgtctacag CCCGGGGGTTTAGCTTTGGGGGGGCATGGCCTTGTCCTGGGGGGCGGCTGCGGCCCGGGCCACCCCGGTAGATCCGGCCCTGCAGCTCCCACAATCCTTCAGGCCAGCGGAGACGCCGTGTGTGTTCATGAGCCGTTCACACAAACTGAAGGAAAGtga